The following nucleotide sequence is from Peribacillus sp. ACCC06369.
ACGCCACTTGGCAGAAAGCTACAACCGTGATTCTTATAATGTAGTCGATCATTATACATATAGCATTTGTGGAGATGGAGATTTAATGGAAGGGGTTTCTGCTGAAGCTGCTTCATTAGCTGGACATCTACAACTTGGAAGGCTTGTTGTTTTATATGATTCTAATGATATTTCCCTTGACGGCGACTTAAGTCAATCATTTAGTGAAAGCGTAGCAAACCGGTTCGAATCTTATGGATGGCAATATATCCGCGTTGAGGATGGGAACGATCTTCAGGAAATAGCCAAAGCACTTGAAGAAGCGAAAACCGACGAAGCACGCCCAACTTTAATAGAAGTCAAAACGGTTATTGGTTACGGTTCACCAAACCGTTCAGGTAAATCAGCTGTTCACGGCGCTCCGCTTGGTGCAGATGAGCTTAAGTTGACTAAAGAAGCATATAAATGGACATTCGAAGCGGATTTCCATGTTCCAGAAGAAGTGTATTCACACTTCAATGAATCTGTTGTGGACGCAGGCGCTCAAAAAGAAGAAGCTTGGAATGAATTGTTCAAAAATTACAAAGAAGCACATCCTGAGTTAGCCGAGCAATTGGAGCTGGCAATCAAAGGTGAACTGCCTGCTGACTGGGATCAGGAAATTCCGGTTTATGAAGAAGGAAAAACATTAGCTTCCCGTGCTTCAAGTGGAGAAGTGTTAAATGCGATTGCCAAAAGGGTGCCTAGCTTCATTGGTGGTTCTGCAGATTTAGCCGGATCTAATAATACTGCCATTAAAGGTGAGACAGACCTATTACCTGGTAATTACAGTGGTCGTAATATTTGGTTTGGTGTACGTGAATTCGCTATGGGTGCGGCCTTAAATGGTATGACCCTTCATGGTGGATTAAAAGTGTACGGAGGAACATTCTTCGTATTCTCTGATTATTTGCGTCCTGCTATAAGAATGGCAGCACTGATGGGACTTCCTGTAACGTATGTATTCACCCATGACAGCATTGCTGTTGGGGAAGACGGACCGACACATGAGCCAATCGAACAATTAGCATCATTACGGGCAATGCCTAACCTAGGGGTAATCCGTCCGGCTGATGGCAATGAAACGGCAGCAGCCTGGAAAGTGGCAATGGAGTCTACAAATAAACCAACTGCCCTTGTACTGACTCGTCAAGGATTGCCAACAATAAAAGACACTTCCGAAACTGCGTATGAAGGTGTTTCAAAAGGGGCTTACATCATCTCCGCTTCTAAGAAAGAAGTAGCCGATGCATTACTTCTTGCGACTGGTTCCGAAGTGAACTTGGCTGTCGAAGCACAGAAAGCTTTAGCGAACGAAGGAATTGATGTTTCGGTAATCAGCATGCCATCATGGGATCGATTCGAAACTCAATCTAAAGAATATAAACAAAGTGTAATCAATCCGGCAGTGAAAAAACGTCTGGCCATTGAAGTGGCTTCACCGTTTGGCTGGGATCGTTATGCAGGTGATGAGGGTGAAATATTGGCCATCAATCATTTTGGAGCTTCGGCACCAGGCGGTAAAATCATGCAGGAATTTGGTTTCACAGTAGAAAATGTAGTTGCTCGAGTTAAAGAAATGCTAAAATAATCGTAATGGGGACTGACACCAACTAGTTTGGTGTCAGTTTTTTTATCAAAACTTCGTATTGTATGTTGAAAGTGCTCTTATTCTAAGGGGAATCTTTCATTCGACAAAAAAAGAAGAAAATTTCTCCAGCAAACAACATATCTTTTCAGTTTGTCAATATATAATGAGAATAAATAAATTTCGTTTGAATGTGTCAGTTAAAGGGGAAAGTCATCAAGAGTGGAAAATGGTGGAAAGGTCCTGATTGTTAATTGTTCTGGTGACCAAACCAAAATAGGAATGCTAGGAGGCATTGGCTGATGAGAACCTATGAAATTTTTTTAATCGAAGATGAATTTGCCCATCATTATTATGGTAGAGAAAAGCTATTTTTCAATTTGTTTTTGGAGTATATTCAAGCTAGGGGCAGACTGAAGAGTATTTTGCAAAAACAAATCGAATATGTCACCAAAACAGTCCCGATTATCCAGTTGCAGGTAGCTATTGAACAACGTTTGCAAAAAAAGATGAATTTTTGGTCTCAAAATGGAAAATACTATTTAGAAAAAACAAACGGATCCAGTAAAGCCGTTTTAATCATCCAGGATGATTCCATTATGCTTAAAGCTGAAGGAGACTATGAAGCGGAAACGGCCTTCTTTGAGTGCATTCGAAAATATGAAGCGAGTTTTCTAGCCATAGATTTTGAACACGAAAAATACGGTTGGTTAAAACCGATAAAAGAAAGAAAATTTGTCTAAATGGGGGACTTTTGGGTAGCGGGTATTGTATAATAACCTTTGGTCTAGTACACTGATGTTAGACAACACGAAGGAGGAAATAGTATGTGGGTTTACATTCTAGTTGGCGTACTGGCATTGATTGCTGGAGTAGTGCTGGGATTTTTCATCGCTCGTAAATACATGATGGATTACTTAAAGAAAAATCCGCCAATTAACGAACAGATGTTAAAAATGATGATGATGCAAATGGGTATGAAGCCATCCCAAAAGAAAATTAATCAAATGATGAGCGCCATGAATAAACAACAAACAAAATAAGATAGCATGAAACCTTGATATATCAATGTTATTGGAAGATTAGATGCAAAATTTTATATAATATCGAAATGGTAGCTTCATTCAGGCTGAATCCTTCCGCCGATTTTATATAAAATTTTGGTTTATCTTTCATTGTTGTTCCTAAAGCCACTTTTTCTGAATGAATGATTCAGAAAAGGTGGTTTTTGTTTTGGAATTAATAGATATGAGTAAAAGAGTATGATTACCATTGTTTAGCAAAAGGATTTACCCAAGATGAAGTCAGAGACACGATTAATGCTTTTGATACTAAGTCGTTCATAGAAGCGCGTAATAAGGTTATAATTGCCACTTTATCTGATGCTGGGCTTATAGCTATGGAATTACGGGAATTACCCTTCGAGATTGTTAGAGATACGAGTATTATTGTCCACATGAAGGGTTGTGAAGTGCTTTAGAGTTGGTAATATAGAATATCTATAGTCTCTCACGACTTTTAGGACACGGAGATATTTAAGTAACAGAGCGATATTTACACTCCATTATCAAATAAAGCATTTTCCAACGTCCGTTGATGAATATAAATAATTGAGATAATGATTAAAATCAGCTATATAGATCTAAAAAGTCTGAGTTACGTTACCTGATAAATCTGGTAAGGTTATAAAATTGGTTAAAGTAGTTTAAAGTTAGTGCTTTATAGTTAGTGTAAGAAGCAGGTATATAGAAATAAGAAGTACAATCAAACTATTAAAATGGGACAAGATAAAGGGAAATGCTAACCTCATTGCATATAGTTTGTTCGGGCACCTTCGTAAAAAGTCTTAAGCTCATTAATGGCTATTATAGATTGCTGTACGTCTTTTTCCATTATGCTTTTAAGTCATTGTCAAAACAAATTCCTTGCATTAATTTGGATTTCATTAAGCATATTGTTTTAAAATTTAATATTTCATGGGTTTCCAAGGTCTCGTGAAAGGCCAGCTTTTCATTTCCCATTCAATCACCTCCTCAGTCTATGTAACAAAGGTAATTCTCCCTATTCAACTCTCAGGTATACAGAGGGCTACATGTTGTTTTTCTAAAGGTTGTAACCTTTTATAAAAAAATGAAAAGTAATGAATAAGACATTTTGAACAACGAAAGATAAGTAAGTGAATTTAAATGAAAGGAGAGATACTTAGTGGAAAAGTTA
It contains:
- a CDS encoding YneF family protein, producing the protein MWVYILVGVLALIAGVVLGFFIARKYMMDYLKKNPPINEQMLKMMMMQMGMKPSQKKINQMMSAMNKQQTK
- the tkt gene encoding transketolase, which translates into the protein MLDKLDALSINTIRTLSIDAIEKANSGHPGMPMGAAPMAYKLWTEYMNHNPKNPDWFNRDRFVLSAGHGSMLLYSLLHLSGYGLSIDDLKSFRQWGSKTPGHPEFGHTAGVDATTGPLGQGIAMAVGMAMAERHLAESYNRDSYNVVDHYTYSICGDGDLMEGVSAEAASLAGHLQLGRLVVLYDSNDISLDGDLSQSFSESVANRFESYGWQYIRVEDGNDLQEIAKALEEAKTDEARPTLIEVKTVIGYGSPNRSGKSAVHGAPLGADELKLTKEAYKWTFEADFHVPEEVYSHFNESVVDAGAQKEEAWNELFKNYKEAHPELAEQLELAIKGELPADWDQEIPVYEEGKTLASRASSGEVLNAIAKRVPSFIGGSADLAGSNNTAIKGETDLLPGNYSGRNIWFGVREFAMGAALNGMTLHGGLKVYGGTFFVFSDYLRPAIRMAALMGLPVTYVFTHDSIAVGEDGPTHEPIEQLASLRAMPNLGVIRPADGNETAAAWKVAMESTNKPTALVLTRQGLPTIKDTSETAYEGVSKGAYIISASKKEVADALLLATGSEVNLAVEAQKALANEGIDVSVISMPSWDRFETQSKEYKQSVINPAVKKRLAIEVASPFGWDRYAGDEGEILAINHFGASAPGGKIMQEFGFTVENVVARVKEMLK
- the sirA gene encoding sporulation inhibitor of replication protein SirA codes for the protein MRTYEIFLIEDEFAHHYYGREKLFFNLFLEYIQARGRLKSILQKQIEYVTKTVPIIQLQVAIEQRLQKKMNFWSQNGKYYLEKTNGSSKAVLIIQDDSIMLKAEGDYEAETAFFECIRKYEASFLAIDFEHEKYGWLKPIKERKFV